TCACTTCCTTCTGTTTTAGGGGAATGCTGCAGGTAGCTGAAAAAGCCGGACGAGGTGAACTCCGTCCGGATTTTCGTTTGCAGTCTATTCCGTTGTAGGGATCGTACAAAGAAAAGCAGGGTTGGTCAGGTTTTCCTTATTGTACTGAAGGGGCATACCTGTATGCTTAACCAGCACCTGTCCATTTGCTTCTTCCACAATGATCTGACCGGCTGCCGTATCCCATTCCATCGTCGGGGCGTAGCGGGGGTAATAGTGTGCGGTCCCTTCTGCAACCTGGCAGAACTTCAACGAGCTTCCGATGGATTCATACTGTAGTTTCAAACCCTTTTGCTGAAGGGATGCAACGTACGCTGAAGTTGCATCATTCAGGTGGGATCTGGACAAGATGACTTTTTTCACTTCTGGAGAGGAGGTGGCTATTTTCACCATTTTCTTTTTAAGTGGGGAGCTGGCATGGTGTATTTTATATGCGCCCTTTCCTTTTTCAGCACAATACACCATATCCAAAGCAGGGGCATAGATGACACCCAAGACCGGTCTATTTTCAGAGATAAGAGCGATATTGACTGTGAATTCACCATTTCGCTTAATGAATTCTTTGGTTCCATCCAATGGATCAACCATCCAAAATGTTTTCCAGCATCTTCTCTCACCGTAAGGCACATCCGATCCCTCTTCACTGAGTATGGGCATTTTCTCAGGCAGCTGTGCCAAGCTGCCCTGTATCCATTCATGGGATAATTGATCTGCGACAGTCAGGGGGGAGAGGTCAGCTTTTTGTTCTATTTTATACTTCTGATTATATACACCCATTATTTTCTGTCCTGCTCCGATGGCAATCTCAATTACTTCGTTCAGCATATTTTTCAACTCCTGTCATAAAATCACTGCTGATTCATCTTTATCATGGTATCAATTTTCTTCTTTTTAAATAGAGGAGGATCTGTTGAACAGATTGTTCAACGGTCTGTGTTTCGGTATCAATCACAATTTCAGGAGAGTCTGGCGCTTCATATGGGGAATCTATTCCTGTAAAATCCTTGATCTCCCCATTTTTCACCTTTTTATATAAGCCTTTTGGATCTCTCCTTGAGCATTCCTCAACGCTTGCTTGAACGTATACTTCGATGAATTCACCTTCAGGAAACAAGGTTCGCACAAGCGCCCGGTCATTTTTAAATGGAGAAATGAAAGCGGTCAATGTGATGATGCCGGCATCTACAAACAATTTGGATACTTCCCCGATTCTGCGGATGTTTTCTTTACGATCACCATCAGTGAAAGTCAGATCACCGTTCAACCCGTGGCGGATATTATCGCCATCAAGGCGATAGGTATGGATCCCTCTTTCAAACAGACCTTTTTCTAGCTCAACTGAAAGGGTGGATTTACCAGACCCGGATAAACCTGTGAACCAGATCACTGCACTTTTATGTTGATGAAGGCGGTGCCGGTCTTCTTTTTCAACTTTGCCGCCATGCCAAGAAATATGTTCACTTTTCAACGCATACACCTCGATTCCATTATTCAATTATAACCAAAAGAAATGAACTGCCGTAACGGTGGTGATCATGGTGATGATATTCAGCGGGATGCCGATTCTTAAGAAATCCTTGAACTGATATCCACCTGGACCGTAGACGATTAAGTTGGTCTGATAACCGATCGGGGTCGCAAAGCTTGCAGATGCGGCAATGGTCACAAGTACGGCCAGTGCGACTGGATCCAGATTCATGGCACTCGATATTTCAAGTGAAATCGGAAACATCATGACCGCGGCTGCACTGTTTGTCATCAACTCTGTAAACACATTGGTGAGCAGATAAATGGCCGTGATGACGGCGAAAATCCCGAATGGCTGCGATGCTTCCATCAATAAGCTTGCGGCGAATGAAGCCACGCCTGAATTCATCAAGGCATAACCGATGCCGAATGAGCAGGAAATGATGATCAAGACGTTCCATTGAATCGCGTTCTTTGCAACTTGTGGATGAACGATCCTGAAGAGAAATAGAATCAAGGCGGCCAAAGTCATACCGGTGAGCATGGAAACAAAGCCAAACGTTACAAGAAGAATCATGGCACCCAGCAGCAAAACCGAAAACCACCCTTGTTTTTTCTGCTTTTGGGTGAGGATTTTCTTATCAATCGGGGTTACGAGGTAGAAGTCATTTGTATGGATTCTTTTTTGAAATTCAGCCCCGGCTACAAGGAGGAGACTATCCCCGGGTTTTAAGACAATATCCCCGATCTTGGCCTTCAAGCGCTGGTTTTGCCTGTGGACGGCAATGACAGCGGCATCATATCTGCTTCTGAAATTCGTTTCTTTTATTCTTTTAAATAATAATGATGAATGGTGTGAAACAACCGCCTGTACCAGTTCGTGATGCCGGGGGAAATCATCCTCGACTGTAGAGAGCAATTGCAGTCCTTTATTTCCCTGAAGTTCGGTGATGGTGGTAATATCACCGGTGAAAATCAAACGATCATTCGCTTTCAATACGGTGGTATTGGATACCGGTGTGATCACACCGGTATCCCGGATGATACTGACCAGGAATAATCCTTTCAGACTTCGGAGTTTCGCCTGTTCCACTGTTTTTTGAATATAAGGAAAATCTTCGAGGATCAGGACCTCCCCTGTAAATTCCCTTACATTTTCACCTTTTGCCAGAGTGCTTTTCCTTGCAGGCAGGAGATAGTTGCTGAAAAAGATAAGGTAACAGAGCCCGATTAAAGTAACCGGGATGCCGACTTTGCTTAATTCGAAGAAAGTGAAACCTCTCAAATTATGATCAAGGAGTAAGCCATGCACAACGAGGTTCGTCGATGTGCCAATAAGCGTGATCGTTCCCCCGAGGATTGTCGCATATGAAAGTGGGATAAGGAATTTAGAAGGAGATAGCTGGTGATCTTCACACCACTTCTTTACAAGTGGCGTAAAGGCAATGACGATCGGTGTGTTATTCAGGAAAGCGGACAGGATGGATACCGGGAAGAGCAGCTTGGCCAGCATATGCCTCGAGGAATTGGAGCGGTCCAACAGCTTCAAGAGGGCATGATCGACGATGCCGCTTCCTTGAATGCTGCCGGCAATTAAGAACAATAATCCGATTGTCAGCATCCCTTCATTGGAGAAACCTTTGGTTGCTTCCTGTAGAGAAATGACCCCGGTCATGACGAAAAATAGAAGAGTGGAAGGGATGATGATTTCTGGCCGCTCGATTTCGAAAATCAAACAAGAGAGCATCATGATCATGCCCGCAATGACGATATAAAACTCAATCATGTTTTTGTCTCCTTATTGTTTCCCCCATTCTCTGAATCGGATCTCATTTCTTCCATTAGGATGTCAATTACTTCCGGCCTTGAAAATTCTTTCGGGGGAATGATGCCTTCCCGCAGCATCTGCCGCACTTTTGTCCCGCTTAGGTGAATATGGAATTCCTGTGAATGCGGACATGTCTTACGGGTTGCCATGGCTGCACATTTCATGCAATAAAAAGCATGATCGAATTTCAAGATCTCGATTCCTATCTCTTCTTTCGAAAAAGAATGGAAGATTTCCTGAGCATCATAGGTACCGTAATAATCCCCTACACCTGCATGGTCTCTTCCCACAATGAAGTGGGTACATCCAAAGTTTTTCCTGACAAGGCTGTGAAACACTGCTTCTCTGGGACCTGCATATCTCATGGCCGCCGGGAAAGTGGACAGCACTGCTCGATTTTTCGGGTAATATCCATCGAGCAATGCATGATAGCTCCTCATCCGCACAGGAGCAGGAATATCATCCTGTTTTGTATCCCCTACCAAAGGGTGGATCAATAATCCATCCACATGTTCCAGGGCTGTCTTTTGGATGTATTCATGGGCCCGGTGAATCGGATTCCGTGTTTGAAACGCGACGATGCTTTTCCATCCTTTTTCTTTGAAGATTTCCCTCAGTTGTTCGGGGGATTTGAAGGAATCTTTAAAAATAGGGGGAAATGCCAGGAGTCTTACTGGCCCTGCTACATACACATCATCTTTTTCGAATGTTTTCTTTACGCCGGGGTGAAGTTTGTCCAACGTTTTAAAAACGAATAGGGCTTCAGCTTCTTTGCTGTATTCATACATTTCCTCTATTTCCATCGTCCCATAAATGACGCCATCTTTCCCTTTGAGGGAGACGGATTCACCAATGGAAAGAGTCTCCTGTAACTGTTTCGGTATCGGGAGCGTGATGGGCAGACTCCAGACCAAACCATTTGATAAACGCATGTCCTTCAACACATTTAAATAATCTCTCTGTCCCATGAAGCCTGTCAAAGGACTGAAGGCACCTGTAGAAATCAGGACCAAATCAGAAAGGCCCCATGAATCGAGTGTGATGGAGGAGGGGAAGGCAGAAGCCTTTGTCAGCCATAGCTCCCTTTCTATTCCTTTCATCACAAGGTCAATAAGTTTGCCTCCATGTGGGGAAATCATATATATTGTCTCCTTTCTTATCATTCACCATTAGCATACAGGCGAACGGAATAAATCTATTACTTATACCATTTTATGTAAAACAGCAGCTTAGGAGAGGGCTTGATTAGAAAACAAACATCAGCCTATGTAGGTATGCAGAGGGCTCCTTTACGGCTCAATCATAATTTGAAAGACCGTTTCATAAGATACATAGACTACAACATAAGGGCGGTGAGCCTGGACATGAAATTGATCATCAACAATCAGGAATGGGGAGATATCCCGCCCCATGCATTGGCAGTCATCCAGTTCTATTGTGCTGAGAATGATTTGTTGTTTAACGTAAATGAGAAGGAAAATCGAGCAGAAGTGAAGAGTCCCCTCTATGGAAAAAAGGTCTGGTTGGCTGTCAGTGCGGAGTATGAAACCCTGGGCAACGATATTCAAAAACAGGTGAAAGCAACCCTCGCTCCCCATGGGATTCAAGTATTAATGAAGGGCAATCATGAAAGAGTGACCGATGGAGACCTGCTGATCGAGTTAACCTACGTGAAATCATCCGGAGAGGATCCTTTTATTTCTATTGGATATAATGGAAAATTAAATGCAATCAACGTGAAGAAGATTCTCATGTATAATCAACATTCTTTCCGTTTTAAAGGCTATTTCCTGATGCCCGACGAACATGACATCCCCCATCTAACATGTGCTGTTAATAGTAGAAACGAGTCCTTACTCATTCAGGAAGGTTCTGGGATATTGACTTCATGCATCCTCAAGGCTTTGCTTGGCAACCGGAAGCCGGGGTTGCTTCATCTGGATTTATTGCATTTCTTCCAAATGGGTAACAGCGGGGGAAGGAAGAAGGAAATGGACAGGGCCGGAAAGAAACATCTTCAAATGGACGATAAAACATATGAAGAGCTCAAAAAACGAAAGGCGAACCGGAAGCCGAGAGAGACCGTGGAGAAAAAACCTCATGCTGAAATTTATTTTGATTACAATCTCCTGCCGAATCGAAAACTCGAGCGGTACTCCATAAAAGCAGATTTCTTCATTAAAAATACCGGCAATGTAGAATTGATGGATCCAAAAATCTGTTTCAGGGTGAATCCTGCTGAAAAGATTGAAATCGGCGGTCAGATCCTCCCGCCAGAAATGAGCGATATCTTCTCAGTACAAGGGCAAAACGGTGCTCAGGGTTGGAAGTATATGGGGAAAGACTGGCTTGAAAAGGCTTATTCGACGGGGGAGTATTGGATTGAAGCCATCAACGGAACCAGCATCCCCCCTGGTGAAACAGCGGTGGTGGAAGGGTTGCAATTCACTGTGGAAAACTTGGAAGAGCAGGAATCTTCCACGATCATTGGATTTATATTATGTGAAGAACAAGGACTTCAACTGAGTTCAAATAACAAGATCATGATTACATTCTAAGCAAATGCCCTGCATATAACGATTCATACGGATGCATTGGCAAACTGAAAAAATCCGAACGCTCAATCGACTCTTCTGGGAGAAATCGAATTCGTTCGGATTTATCTATGTTTCAGTCGTCCGCTTGTTTTATTGGAATAGTGGACTCAGGCTGTGGCTTAGGTCTATGGTTGATTACACGGGTTTGGCTTCTCTTCTGATTTTCCACCAGCCGTTTCAGTTCAAATAGATTATGAGTCAACTTTGCATTATGGTCACGGATGTTTTCAACTTCTTCTATGAAGGACAGGAATCGGTCCTCTACCTCTTTAAACTTTCCGGCAAAATCCTCTTTTTGTAGTGAAAAATGTAATTCATGACTTTGCTCGATGTCCCCGATCCGTTCATCTTGCTTCTTCCGTTGCTGATCAATGTCTGCAAATTGCGAAGACAGCCACCATTCATTTTCCTCGATATGTTGGTGAAATTGTGACAGGAAATCCTTCATATAATGCAATTTCTCCTGTTCGGCTTCTATCAGGTGATTCTTTGAAAATTCTAAAGCATCCAGTGTATGTTGCCTTTCAGCCATCAGTTTCTCCAATTCTTCCGCTTTCGTTAAAAGAGTATGGAAAAGCTCTTTCTTCGTATTTTCAGAGTGGGAGAGGGCAGCATTTAAATCGGTGATATGCTGCTGTTGACTCTCGGTTAATGTAGTCAATGAGTGGATCTCCTGTAATAATGTTTGTTTTGTTTTTTGAAGATCCTTGTTTTCACCCGAGAGGTGATTCTTCCTGGCATTCAATTCTGACAGGGAGTCAGCATGAAGCTTCAGCTCATATTCAGTGTGAGAAAGCTGCTTCTCCAATGCATGAATGCTGTCTGTCTTTTCTTGAAGGGATTGGTTCTTAAGGAGCAGCTCTCCGGTAAGTGCCTTGATCTCCTGTTGCAGATTTTCAATGGAAAATGACAGATGAGTACATTCATTTTCCTTTAGAACAAGGTCTTTCTCAGTGTGTTTCATTTTTCCTGCCTGCTCGAGGAGCAATTCTTCTTTTATATGAAGCTTCTGATGAAGGGCATTCACTTCGGCTTCAAGTTTTTCCTTTTCAGTTTGAAACCGGTTGCGGTCACGGATCAATTCTTCCTGAATGATTTCGCTACATTCTAATGCTTCATGACTGATCTCTATTTCAGCCTCCTTCTCAGAAGCAACCTTTTTGAAATGCTGGACCTCTGCGTAAAGGTAGCTTTCTTGTAATCTCTTTATCGTTTGATTTAATTCATCGATTTTGGAAAGGTAATATAATTTTTCTTGATTTTCTATGTTGTACATCGGGGTCTTGATGTCTTTCTTAGCAATCGGAATCTCCTCCCTGGGTATTTGTCTTACTTTACGTTATGCGGTGTTTAAAGGGGAAGTTACTTGATCGAAAGCCCAATTTATAAGGGGGCGGGGAAGATTCGAACATTTATGGACACATATGCGCCTCTATTGTATGTAGCCTCGAAAACCTTTATACTATTATAATGTGCAATCATGTATATCTTGTTAATGTAACCGGACTTTTAATAGAAGGTAAGCGGTTTAGTTATAGAGGTAGAAAGGGGATTTTTCATGAACGAAGAACAGCGCAAACATGGACAACAATCGAAGTCTGTATCTCCAGCGGACCAAAAATCCGAAAAGGATTTCAGCAAGTACTTTGAAAGTGTCTATATCCCGCCTTCATTAAAAGACGCAAAAAAGCGCGGGAAAGAAGAAATACAATACCATAATGACTTTACAATCGAAGATCAATATAGAGGGCTAGGGGAAGGCAAGAAATTCTATATCCGGACCTACGGTTGTCAAATGAATGAACATGATACAGAAGTGATGGCAGGCATATTCATGGCATTGGGATA
The nucleotide sequence above comes from Bacillus sp. KH172YL63. Encoded proteins:
- the cysQ gene encoding 3'(2'),5'-bisphosphate nucleotidase CysQ, yielding MLNEVIEIAIGAGQKIMGVYNQKYKIEQKADLSPLTVADQLSHEWIQGSLAQLPEKMPILSEEGSDVPYGERRCWKTFWMVDPLDGTKEFIKRNGEFTVNIALISENRPVLGVIYAPALDMVYCAEKGKGAYKIHHASSPLKKKMVKIATSSPEVKKVILSRSHLNDATSAYVASLQQKGLKLQYESIGSSLKFCQVAEGTAHYYPRYAPTMEWDTAAGQIIVEEANGQVLVKHTGMPLQYNKENLTNPAFLCTIPTTE
- the cysC gene encoding adenylyl-sulfate kinase, which codes for MKSEHISWHGGKVEKEDRHRLHQHKSAVIWFTGLSGSGKSTLSVELEKGLFERGIHTYRLDGDNIRHGLNGDLTFTDGDRKENIRRIGEVSKLFVDAGIITLTAFISPFKNDRALVRTLFPEGEFIEVYVQASVEECSRRDPKGLYKKVKNGEIKDFTGIDSPYEAPDSPEIVIDTETQTVEQSVQQILLYLKRRKLIP
- a CDS encoding SLC13 family permease, translated to MIEFYIVIAGMIMMLSCLIFEIERPEIIIPSTLLFFVMTGVISLQEATKGFSNEGMLTIGLLFLIAGSIQGSGIVDHALLKLLDRSNSSRHMLAKLLFPVSILSAFLNNTPIVIAFTPLVKKWCEDHQLSPSKFLIPLSYATILGGTITLIGTSTNLVVHGLLLDHNLRGFTFFELSKVGIPVTLIGLCYLIFFSNYLLPARKSTLAKGENVREFTGEVLILEDFPYIQKTVEQAKLRSLKGLFLVSIIRDTGVITPVSNTTVLKANDRLIFTGDITTITELQGNKGLQLLSTVEDDFPRHHELVQAVVSHHSSLLFKRIKETNFRSRYDAAVIAVHRQNQRLKAKIGDIVLKPGDSLLLVAGAEFQKRIHTNDFYLVTPIDKKILTQKQKKQGWFSVLLLGAMILLVTFGFVSMLTGMTLAALILFLFRIVHPQVAKNAIQWNVLIIISCSFGIGYALMNSGVASFAASLLMEASQPFGIFAVITAIYLLTNVFTELMTNSAAAVMMFPISLEISSAMNLDPVALAVLVTIAASASFATPIGYQTNLIVYGPGGYQFKDFLRIGIPLNIITMITTVTAVHFFWL
- the sat gene encoding sulfate adenylyltransferase, which codes for MISPHGGKLIDLVMKGIERELWLTKASAFPSSITLDSWGLSDLVLISTGAFSPLTGFMGQRDYLNVLKDMRLSNGLVWSLPITLPIPKQLQETLSIGESVSLKGKDGVIYGTMEIEEMYEYSKEAEALFVFKTLDKLHPGVKKTFEKDDVYVAGPVRLLAFPPIFKDSFKSPEQLREIFKEKGWKSIVAFQTRNPIHRAHEYIQKTALEHVDGLLIHPLVGDTKQDDIPAPVRMRSYHALLDGYYPKNRAVLSTFPAAMRYAGPREAVFHSLVRKNFGCTHFIVGRDHAGVGDYYGTYDAQEIFHSFSKEEIGIEILKFDHAFYCMKCAAMATRKTCPHSQEFHIHLSGTKVRQMLREGIIPPKEFSRPEVIDILMEEMRSDSENGGNNKETKT